One part of the Glycine soja cultivar W05 chromosome 11, ASM419377v2, whole genome shotgun sequence genome encodes these proteins:
- the LOC114374767 gene encoding protein ROOT PRIMORDIUM DEFECTIVE 1-like — translation MSNRVCIKKGLLTLMGAKFVGKQGHPTRFSMCLRSKTTSAQYVATRFRDPTFEKLMDNYKNLVKVIAVQDLILANPKNPSVSIDFLSKLSQKLHLNRGATAFLRKFPHIFHIYYDPSKLKPFCRLTDAALDVSRQEAVAINASLPDVVGRLVRILSMSASRMVPLRAVFKVWKELGLPDDFEDSVISANSGVFQLFEAHEPNTHLLKLVDGACNNGFRAAVEDWRVVECCKEDCSVDRMEMQFNFKQGYPPGMRLTKNFKAKVKEWQRLPYVGPYEVVGEKKKSKAGMMAFEKRAVSIVHEFLSLTVEKMVEVEKISQFRNWFGIDLNIRDLFLDHPGIFYLSTKGKRHTVFLREAYERGCLIEPNPIYDARRRLLDLVVLGRRGLPAVNSKFQDTSGCNETGQEENQQSHDSLPS, via the coding sequence ATGTCAAACCGAGTTTGCATAAAAAAGGGGTTGTTGACACTAATGGGTGCGAAGTTTGTGGGCAAACAAGGGCACCCAACTCGTTTTTCCATGTGTCTTCGATCCAAAACTACGTCTGCGCAGTATGTAGCAACAAGATTTCGAGACCCCACGTTTGAGAAACTCATGGACAACTACAAGAACCTTGTCAAAGTCATTGCCGTTCAAGACCTCATCCTTGCAAACCCAAAGAATCCATCAGTCTCCATTGATTTCCTCTCCAAGCTCTCCCAGAAGCTCCACCTGAACCGTGGCGCCACTGCCTTCCTCCGCAAGTTTCCTCACATCTTCCACATTTACTATGACCCTTCCAAGTTGAAGCCCTTTTGCAGGTTAACTGATGCTGCTCTTGATGTTTCACGGCAGGAAGCAGTGGCCATCAATGCTTCTTTGCCTGATGTTGTTGGAAGACTTGTTCGGATACTGTCAATGTCTGCATCCAGAATGGTGCCTCTTAGAGCTGTTTTTAAGGTTTGGAAGGAGCTTGGGCTGCCTGATGACTTCGAGGACTCGGTTATATCTGCTAATTCTGGTGTTTTTCAGCTGTTTGAGGCGCATGAACCAAATACTCATTTGTTGAAGCTGGTTGATGGTGCTTGCAACAATGGTTTTAGGGCAGCTGTTGAGGATTGGAGGGTTGTTGAGTGCTGCAAGGAGGACTGCAGTGTTGATAGGATGGAAATGCAGTTCAATTTCAAACAAGGGTACCCTCCGGGGATGAGGTTGACCAAGAATTTCAAGGCCAAGGTGAAGGAATGGCAAAGGTTGCCGTATGTGGGGCCTTATGAAGTGGTGGGTGAGAAGAAGAAGTCTAAGGCTGGAATGATGGCTTTTGAGAAGCGAGCAGTGTCGATTGTTCACGAGTTCCTGAGTTTGACGGTGGAGAAGATGGTGGAAGTTGAGAAAATCAGCCAGTTTAGAAATTGGTTTGGGATTGATTTAAATATAAGGGATCTATTCCTGGACCACCCAGGGATCTTCTATTTGTCTACCAAGGGTAAAAGGCATACTGTTTTTTTGAGGGAAGCTTATGAACGAGGGTGTTTGATCGAACCAAATCCCATCTATGATGCAAGAAGAAGGCTACTTGATCTTGTTGTTTTAGGACGTCGGGGTCTGCCAGCTGTTAATTCAAAGTTCCAGGATACAAGCGGCTGCAATGAGACTGGACAAGAGGAAAACCAGCAAAGCCACGATTCTTTACCATCTTGA
- the LOC114374868 gene encoding NDR1/HIN1-like protein 6 — protein MMAAEHQRIHPVHDVEAQHRPLVPQNIAKSDDKGIPHRTFPVMHSKPPKRRRSCCCRFMCWTLSILLILIIAIAITIGILYLVFRPKLPKYSVDQLRISQFNVSDNNTLYATFNVAITARNPNKKIGIYYEGGSHISAWYMETQLCEGSLPKFYQGHRNTTVLDLPLTGQAHDANGLVNRIQEQLQQTNNVPLNLKVNQPVRVKLGKLKLFKVKFRVRCKLEVDNILGASNDIRISRSSCKFKLRL, from the coding sequence atgatggCTGCAGAACATCAAAGAATTCATCCTGTTCATGATGTGGAGGCACAACACAGACCATTGGTGCCTCAAAACATTGCAAAATCTGATGATAAGGGTATTCCTCATCGCACTTTTCCTGTGATGCATTCAAAGCCACctaagagaagaagaagctgttgCTGCAGGTTCATGTGTTGGACACTTAGCATATTACTGATTTTGATAATTGCTATTGCCATCACAATAGGGATCCTATACCTTGTTTTTAGGCCAAAGCTCCCCAAATACTCAGTGGACCAACTGAGGATAAGCCAGTTCAATGTTTCAGACAACAACACCCTCTATGCCACCTTCAATGTTGCAATCACTGCAAGAAACCCTAACAAGAAGATTGGAATATACTATGAGGGTGGAAGCCACATAAGTGCTTGGTACATGGAAACACAATTGTGTGAAGGGTCTTTGCCAAAATTCTACCAGGGTCACAGGAACACCACAGTGCTTGATTTGCCTCTAACTGGTCAAGCACATGATGCAAATGGCTTGGTGAATAGAATTCAGGAGCAGCTGCAACAGACCAACAATGTTCCTCTCAATCTTAAGGTGAATCAGCCTGTGAGGGTTAAGCTTGGTAAGTTGAAGCTCTTCAAAGTCAAGTTCAGGGTTAGGTGCAAGCTTGAGGTGGATAATATTCTTGGGGCTAGTAATGATATTAGAATTTCTAGAAGTAGTTGTAAGTTCAAGCTTAGGCTGTGA
- the LOC114375757 gene encoding uncharacterized protein LOC114375757 gives MEEHAKEELKLLEAQYPNQHEHLKNELRSFIFQLQTNHQDSEQLPENNNFSTHLAFFDTEESTSLGEQRKRSDYDLELALADRLVIEKIGGSSELETPKSVVVKHFSSRKNNKRKDRVDLVLERAQVCLKKIKHLKTFLLSPPPEI, from the exons ATGGAAGAACACGCAAAGGAAGAGTTGAAGCTGCTTGAAGCTCAATATCCCAACCAACATGAACATCTAAAGAATGAGCTTAGGTCATTCATCTTTCAACTCCAGACCAATCACCAGGATTCTGAACAGCTTCCAGAAAACAATAACTTCAGCACTCACCTTGCTTTCTTTGATACAGAAg AATCCACCAGCTTAGGGGAGCAACGGAAGAGGAGTGACTATGATTTGGAACTTGCTTTGGCAGACAGATTAGTGATAGAGAAGATTGGTGGAAGTTCTGAGCTTGAAACTCCTAAGAGTGTTGTGGTGAAGCATTTCTCAAGCAGGAAGAACAACAAGAGGAAAGATAGGGTCGATTTGGTTCTTGAGAGGGCACAAGTTTgtctcaaaaaaattaaacacttgAAGACATTCTTATTGTCTCCACCTCCTGAAATTTGA